The following proteins are co-located in the Pseudomonas sp. ATCC 13867 genome:
- the miaB gene encoding tRNA (N6-isopentenyl adenosine(37)-C2)-methylthiotransferase MiaB encodes MAKKLFIQTHGCQMNEYDSSRMADLLGEHQALEITEKAEEADVILLNTCSIREKAQEKVFSELGAWRTLKQQNPNLVIGVGGCVASQEGAAIRERAPYVDVVFGPQTLHRLPEMIDAARTTRKPQVDVSFPEIEKFDRLPEPRIDGPTAFVSVMEGCSKYCTFCVVPYTRGEEVSRPFDDVLAEVIHLAENGVKEVTLLGQNVNGYRGPTHDGRIADFAELIRVVAEVDGIERIRYTTSHPLEFSDSLIAAHAEVPQLVKFVHLPVQAGSDRILAAMKRNHTALEYKSRIRKLKAAVPDICISSDFIIGFPGETDQDFEQTLKLVEDVGFDFSFSFIYSPRPGTPAADLADDTPDDVKKQRLLTLNSRLNQQGFEISRRMVGTVQRILVTDYSKRDPGQLQGRTENNRVVNFRSDNPRLIGQFVDVEIYEALPNSLRATLVEAPH; translated from the coding sequence ATGGCCAAGAAGCTTTTCATCCAGACCCACGGTTGCCAGATGAACGAGTACGACAGCTCGCGCATGGCGGATCTTCTGGGCGAACACCAGGCTCTTGAAATCACAGAGAAGGCCGAAGAAGCCGACGTGATCCTGCTCAATACCTGCTCGATCCGCGAGAAGGCGCAGGAGAAGGTGTTCTCCGAGCTGGGTGCCTGGCGCACACTCAAGCAGCAGAACCCGAACCTGGTGATCGGCGTCGGCGGTTGCGTGGCCAGCCAGGAAGGCGCGGCCATCCGCGAGCGCGCGCCTTACGTCGACGTGGTATTCGGCCCGCAGACCCTGCACCGGCTGCCGGAAATGATCGACGCCGCCCGCACCACCCGCAAGCCGCAGGTGGACGTGTCCTTCCCGGAAATCGAGAAGTTCGACCGCCTGCCCGAGCCGCGCATCGACGGTCCCACCGCCTTCGTCTCGGTGATGGAAGGCTGCAGCAAGTACTGCACCTTCTGCGTGGTGCCCTACACCCGCGGCGAGGAAGTCAGCCGCCCATTCGACGACGTGCTTGCCGAGGTGATCCACCTGGCCGAGAACGGCGTGAAGGAAGTGACCCTGCTGGGGCAGAACGTCAACGGCTACCGTGGCCCGACCCATGACGGGCGCATCGCCGACTTCGCCGAGCTGATCCGCGTGGTCGCCGAGGTCGATGGCATCGAGCGCATCCGCTACACCACTTCGCACCCGCTGGAGTTTTCCGACTCGCTGATCGCCGCCCACGCCGAAGTGCCGCAGTTGGTGAAGTTCGTTCACCTGCCGGTGCAGGCCGGATCCGACCGCATCCTCGCGGCGATGAAGCGCAACCACACCGCGCTGGAATACAAGTCGCGCATCCGCAAGCTGAAGGCCGCGGTGCCGGACATCTGCATCAGCTCGGACTTCATCATCGGCTTCCCCGGCGAGACCGACCAGGACTTCGAGCAGACCCTGAAGCTGGTAGAAGACGTCGGCTTCGACTTCTCCTTCTCCTTCATCTACAGCCCGCGCCCCGGTACCCCGGCCGCCGACCTTGCGGACGACACCCCGGACGACGTGAAGAAGCAGCGTCTGCTGACCCTCAACAGCCGCCTCAACCAGCAGGGTTTCGAGATCAGTCGACGGATGGTCGGCACCGTCCAGCGCATTCTCGTCACCGACTACTCCAAGCGCGATCCCGGCCAGCTCCAGGGCCGCACCGAGAACAACCGGGTAGTGAATTTCCGCAGCGACAATCCGCGCCTGATCGGCCAGTTCGTCGACGTGGAGATCTACGAGGCGCTGCCCAACTCCCTGCGCGCCACCCTCGTGGAAGCACCTCACTGA
- a CDS encoding DUF1820 family protein has translation MSKRENPIYKVVFLNQGQVYEMYAKQIYQSDLWGFLEIEEFVFGERTQVVVDPSEEKLKAQFDGVIRSFVPLHSIIRIDEVERLGTAKISEAKPSGNVMPFPMPMPGKDS, from the coding sequence ATGAGCAAGCGCGAGAACCCGATCTACAAGGTGGTCTTCCTCAACCAGGGCCAGGTGTACGAGATGTATGCCAAGCAGATCTACCAGAGTGACCTGTGGGGCTTCCTGGAGATCGAGGAGTTCGTCTTCGGCGAGCGCACCCAGGTGGTGGTCGATCCCAGCGAGGAGAAGCTCAAGGCGCAGTTCGACGGCGTCATCCGCAGCTTCGTGCCGTTGCACTCGATCATCCGCATCGATGAGGTGGAGCGCCTGGGCACCGCGAAGATCAGCGAGGCCAAGCCCAGCGGCAACGTGATGCCGTTCCCCATGCCGATGCCCGGCAAGGACAGCTGA
- a CDS encoding tetratricopeptide repeat protein, with amino-acid sequence MYRTGRTLLLGCLLLAFPLLTQAGGNSLLIPATGRCTLNTVPEQLQQALASCQQAANGGDAEAQYELGEFFYSGERAPRDFQAALHWFEKASLQGHANAQLRLGTMFFRGEGVKANNVQAYIVLKMAAVNGAEDAMDSADLVAEQMNKDELDIATKVLGQIFRNYLIELQTAGNSPFSPLP; translated from the coding sequence ATGTACCGCACCGGTCGTACCCTGCTACTGGGTTGCCTGTTGCTCGCCTTCCCCCTGTTGACCCAGGCGGGCGGTAACTCACTGCTGATTCCGGCGACCGGCCGCTGCACCCTCAACACCGTGCCCGAGCAGTTGCAACAGGCCCTCGCCAGCTGCCAGCAGGCGGCCAATGGCGGTGATGCGGAAGCACAGTACGAACTGGGTGAGTTTTTCTACAGCGGCGAGCGCGCCCCGCGCGACTTCCAGGCCGCGCTGCACTGGTTCGAGAAAGCCTCGCTGCAAGGCCACGCCAATGCGCAACTGCGCCTGGGCACCATGTTCTTCCGTGGCGAAGGCGTGAAAGCCAACAACGTACAGGCCTACATCGTGCTGAAGATGGCCGCCGTGAACGGCGCCGAAGATGCGATGGACAGCGCCGACCTGGTCGCCGAGCAGATGAACAAGGATGAACTGGACATCGCCACCAAGGTGCTCGGGCAGATCTTCCGCAATTACCTGATCGAACTGCAGACCGCCGGCAACTCGCCGTTCTCACCGCTGCCCTGA
- the hemL gene encoding glutamate-1-semialdehyde 2,1-aminomutase, translating into MSRSETLFANAQKHIPGGVNSPVRAFKSVGGTPLFFKHAEGAYVVDEDDKRYVDYVGSWGPMILGHSHPDVLDAVRKQLDHGLSYGAPTALEVEMADLVCSLVPSMDMVRMVSSGTEATMSAIRLARGYTGRDSIIKFEGCYHGHSDSLLVKAGSGALTFGVPNSPGVPAAFAKHTLTLPFNDIAAVEKTLGEVGKEVACIIVEPVAGNMNCVPPAPGFLEGLRRLCDQHGVVLIFDEVMTGFRVALGGAQAFYGVKPDLSTFGKIIGGGMPVGAFGGKREIMEQISPLGPVYQAGTLSGNPLAMAAGLTTLRLISRPGFHDELTAYTTKMLQGLQERADAAGIPFVTTQAGAAMFGLYFTGADDIVTFEDVMGSDVERFKRFFHLMLDGGVYLAPSAYEAGFTSIAHGETELKLTLDAAERAFAALK; encoded by the coding sequence ATGTCCCGTTCCGAAACGCTTTTCGCCAATGCCCAGAAACACATCCCCGGTGGCGTGAACTCGCCGGTGCGCGCGTTCAAGAGCGTCGGCGGCACCCCGCTGTTCTTCAAGCACGCGGAAGGCGCCTACGTGGTGGACGAGGATGACAAGCGCTACGTCGACTACGTCGGCTCCTGGGGCCCGATGATCCTCGGCCACAGCCACCCGGACGTTCTCGACGCCGTGCGCAAGCAGCTCGACCACGGCCTGTCCTACGGCGCACCGACCGCGCTGGAAGTGGAAATGGCCGACCTGGTCTGCTCGCTGGTGCCGTCGATGGACATGGTGCGCATGGTCAGCTCCGGCACCGAAGCCACCATGAGCGCCATCCGCCTGGCCCGTGGCTACACCGGCCGCGACAGCATCATCAAGTTCGAAGGCTGCTACCACGGCCATTCCGACAGCCTGCTGGTGAAAGCCGGCTCCGGCGCCCTGACCTTCGGCGTGCCGAACTCCCCCGGCGTGCCGGCGGCCTTCGCCAAGCACACCCTGACCCTGCCGTTCAACGACATCGCCGCCGTGGAGAAGACCCTGGGCGAAGTCGGCAAGGAAGTGGCGTGCATCATCGTCGAGCCGGTGGCCGGCAACATGAACTGCGTGCCGCCGGCACCGGGCTTCCTCGAAGGCCTGCGCCGCCTGTGCGACCAGCACGGCGTGGTGCTGATCTTCGACGAAGTGATGACCGGCTTCCGCGTCGCCCTCGGCGGCGCCCAGGCGTTCTACGGTGTGAAGCCGGACCTGTCGACCTTCGGCAAGATCATCGGCGGCGGCATGCCGGTGGGTGCCTTCGGCGGCAAGCGCGAGATCATGGAGCAGATTTCCCCGCTCGGCCCGGTCTACCAGGCCGGCACCCTGTCGGGCAACCCGCTGGCCATGGCTGCCGGCCTGACCACCCTGCGCCTGATCAGCCGCCCCGGCTTCCACGACGAACTGACCGCCTACACCACGAAGATGCTGCAGGGCCTGCAGGAACGCGCCGACGCGGCCGGCATCCCCTTCGTGACCACCCAGGCGGGCGCCGCCATGTTCGGTCTGTACTTCACCGGTGCCGACGACATCGTCACCTTCGAGGACGTGATGGGTAGCGACGTGGAGCGCTTCAAGCGCTTCTTCCACCTGATGCTGGATGGCGGCGTCTATCTTGCTCCCAGCGCATATGAAGCCGGCTTCACCTCCATCGCCCACGGCGAAACCGAGCTGAAGCTGACCCTGGATGCGGCCGAGCGCGCATTTGCCGCACTCAAGTAA
- the thiE gene encoding thiamine phosphate synthase, whose protein sequence is MKLRGLYAITDSQLLDGGRLLPYVEAALKGGARLLQYRDKSTDASRRLREAEALRELCARYGATLLINDDAELAARLGVSVHLGQTDGSLAAARALLGRDAVIGGTCHASLDLAEQAIAEGASYVAFGRFFNSQTKPGAPAASVELLEQAKARFNVPRVAIGGVTLDNAPELIARGADMIAVIHALFAADSPAEVEQRARAFSQLFETR, encoded by the coding sequence ATGAAACTGCGCGGACTCTACGCCATCACCGACAGCCAGCTGCTCGACGGCGGCCGCCTGCTGCCCTACGTCGAAGCCGCCCTGAAAGGCGGCGCACGCCTGCTGCAGTACCGCGACAAGTCCACCGACGCCTCGCGCCGCCTGCGCGAAGCCGAGGCCCTGCGCGAACTGTGCGCGCGCTACGGCGCCACGCTGTTGATCAACGACGACGCCGAGCTGGCCGCGCGCCTGGGCGTCAGCGTGCACCTGGGCCAGACCGACGGCTCGCTAGCCGCCGCCCGCGCCCTGCTCGGCCGTGACGCGGTGATCGGCGGCACCTGCCACGCCAGCCTCGATCTGGCCGAGCAGGCCATCGCCGAAGGCGCCAGCTACGTCGCCTTCGGTCGCTTCTTCAATTCCCAGACCAAGCCGGGCGCCCCGGCCGCCAGCGTCGAGTTGCTGGAACAGGCCAAGGCCCGCTTCAACGTGCCGCGGGTGGCCATCGGCGGCGTGACCCTGGACAACGCGCCCGAGCTGATCGCCCGTGGTGCCGACATGATCGCCGTGATCCACGCCCTGTTCGCCGCCGACTCCCCGGCCGAGGTCGAACAGCGCGCCCGCGCCTTCAGCCAACTCTTCGAAACCCGCTGA
- a CDS encoding hydroxymethylpyrimidine/phosphomethylpyrimidine kinase, whose protein sequence is MKTPTSRPVVLCLSGHDPSGGAGLQADIEALIAQGCHAAPTVTALTVQDTVNVSDFRVLDREWVLAQANAVIADLPVAAVKLGMLGSVQMVDTVVEIMQSLPGIPLVCDPVLRAGGGGSLGKDDVGYAMRERLLPIAAIATPNLPEARILAELPEGTADECAEKLLPYIQALLITGGHGDESEVHNRLYTRDGQRHTFTCQRLPGSYHGSGCTLASTLAGRLALGEELVGAVRSALDYTWRTLRDAEAPGHGQYVPRRLPLDYCN, encoded by the coding sequence ATGAAAACGCCAACCTCCCGTCCCGTAGTGCTCTGCCTGTCCGGCCACGACCCCAGTGGCGGTGCCGGCCTGCAGGCCGATATCGAAGCCCTGATCGCCCAAGGCTGCCACGCGGCGCCGACCGTCACCGCGCTGACCGTTCAGGATACCGTCAACGTTTCCGACTTCCGCGTGCTCGACCGCGAGTGGGTGCTGGCCCAGGCCAACGCCGTGATCGCCGACCTGCCGGTGGCTGCGGTCAAGCTGGGCATGCTCGGCTCGGTGCAGATGGTCGATACGGTCGTCGAGATCATGCAGTCCCTGCCGGGCATCCCGCTGGTCTGCGACCCGGTGCTGCGCGCCGGTGGCGGCGGCTCGCTGGGCAAGGACGACGTCGGCTACGCCATGCGCGAGCGGCTGCTGCCGATCGCCGCCATCGCCACACCGAACCTGCCTGAAGCACGCATCCTCGCCGAACTGCCCGAAGGCACGGCGGACGAATGCGCCGAGAAGCTACTGCCGTATATCCAGGCCTTGCTGATCACCGGCGGCCACGGCGACGAGTCCGAGGTCCACAACCGCCTCTACACCCGCGACGGCCAGCGCCACACCTTCACCTGCCAGCGCCTGCCGGGCAGCTACCACGGCTCGGGCTGCACCCTGGCGAGCACCCTCGCCGGCCGCCTGGCCCTGGGCGAGGAACTGGTGGGCGCGGTACGCAGCGCCCTGGACTACACCTGGCGCACCTTGCGCGACGCGGAAGCCCCTGGCCACGGCCAGTACGTGCCCCGCCGCCTGCCGCTGGACTACTGCAACTGA
- a CDS encoding hybrid sensor histidine kinase/response regulator, translating to MRYWLIFLIVFLLSPVASAVSFDEHVGQLPLGRAMDVFEDVRGTADISEINSPALAASFRRHEHDVLNAGYSRSVFWLRLDLDYQPRASHDPANWLLELGYPPLDKLDLYLPDGKGGYRLAQRTGDTLPFDSRPIRQNNYLFDLKLEPGKPLRVYLRLESQGSIQAPLTLWSPKAYLEEQPGRIYVLGIIYGVLLVMLIYNLFIFLSVRDTSYLYYILYIASFGLYQISVNGAGIEYFWPNSPWWANAATPFLIGSAGLFGCQFARSFLHTREHSLWIDRLLLVLMGVGALVMTLALTVSYAIALRLATYLALAFTVVIFTAGILAWLRGMRVARYFIFAWSAFLLGGIANTLMVLGFLPNVFLTMYASQIGSALEVGLLSLALADRINAMKEERTRILQETSRKLEQLNLELAGSNRLKDEFLATVTHELRTPMSGVIGSLELMQTVPMDIELAQYHKTATGSARDMMRMVNDILALIELQAGKLYPRREPFSLRGLCDGLRAQYAPRAEERGLRFVLQLDESLPDTLEGDAGKLTQALGYLLDNAIKFTHHGGVSLRVSGAPSTEGLALRLEIKDSGVGFATPSDGSLYQRFYQLDGSLTREYGGLGIGLALCRKLVALLGGELSHESMPGQGSCFALTLQVGQPVQSVAPPPRRAGGQALRGPEQCTVLVVEDNAINQLVIRGMLLKLGYRVRTADNGAEAIELLRREAVDAVLLDCQMPVMDGFATCRALRSLPRCGDLPVLAITAHSHSGDRERCLAAGMSDYLAKPVKFEELQTLLHDWLLCQPALPSHA from the coding sequence ATGCGGTACTGGCTGATCTTCCTGATCGTTTTCCTTCTCTCGCCAGTGGCGAGCGCTGTCAGCTTCGACGAGCACGTCGGGCAATTGCCCCTGGGGCGGGCAATGGATGTCTTCGAGGACGTGCGCGGCACCGCCGATATTTCGGAGATCAACTCTCCGGCGCTGGCCGCCAGCTTCCGCCGGCATGAACACGATGTGCTCAACGCCGGCTACTCGCGGTCGGTGTTCTGGCTGCGCCTGGACCTCGACTACCAGCCCCGGGCATCCCACGACCCTGCCAACTGGCTGCTGGAGCTGGGTTATCCGCCGCTGGACAAGCTCGACCTCTACCTGCCCGACGGCAAGGGCGGCTACCGCCTGGCCCAGCGCACCGGCGACACCCTGCCGTTCGACAGCCGGCCGATCCGCCAGAACAACTACCTGTTCGATCTCAAGCTGGAGCCGGGCAAGCCGCTGCGCGTGTACCTGCGCCTGGAAAGCCAGGGGTCGATCCAGGCGCCGCTGACCCTCTGGTCGCCCAAGGCCTATCTGGAAGAGCAGCCGGGCCGCATCTATGTGCTGGGCATCATCTATGGCGTGCTGCTGGTGATGCTGATCTACAACCTGTTCATCTTCCTCAGCGTCCGCGACACCAGCTACCTCTACTACATCCTTTATATCGCCTCGTTCGGCCTCTACCAGATCTCGGTCAACGGCGCCGGCATCGAGTACTTCTGGCCCAACAGCCCGTGGTGGGCGAATGCCGCCACGCCCTTCCTGATCGGCTCGGCGGGCCTGTTCGGTTGCCAGTTCGCCCGCAGCTTCCTGCACACCCGCGAGCACAGCCTGTGGATCGACCGTCTGCTGCTGGTGCTGATGGGCGTCGGCGCACTGGTGATGACCCTGGCGCTGACCGTCAGCTACGCCATCGCCCTGCGCCTGGCCACTTACCTGGCGCTGGCCTTCACCGTGGTGATCTTCACCGCCGGCATCCTCGCCTGGCTGCGCGGCATGCGCGTGGCGCGCTACTTCATCTTCGCCTGGAGCGCCTTCCTGCTCGGTGGCATCGCCAACACCCTGATGGTGCTGGGGTTCCTGCCCAACGTGTTCCTCACCATGTACGCCAGCCAGATCGGCTCGGCGCTGGAAGTGGGGCTGCTGTCGCTGGCGCTGGCCGATCGTATCAATGCGATGAAGGAAGAGCGTACGCGCATCCTCCAGGAAACCAGCCGCAAGCTGGAACAGCTCAACCTCGAACTGGCCGGCAGCAACCGCCTGAAGGACGAGTTCCTCGCCACCGTCACGCACGAGCTGCGCACGCCGATGAGCGGGGTAATCGGTTCGCTGGAGCTGATGCAGACGGTGCCGATGGACATCGAGCTGGCGCAGTACCACAAGACCGCCACCGGCTCGGCGCGCGACATGATGCGCATGGTCAACGACATCCTTGCGCTGATCGAGCTGCAGGCCGGCAAGCTCTATCCGCGCCGCGAACCGTTCAGCCTGCGCGGCCTGTGCGACGGCCTGCGCGCCCAGTACGCGCCGCGTGCCGAGGAACGGGGCCTGCGCTTCGTCCTGCAACTGGACGAGAGCCTGCCCGACACCCTCGAAGGCGACGCCGGCAAGCTGACCCAGGCATTGGGCTATCTGTTGGACAATGCCATCAAGTTCACCCACCACGGCGGCGTCAGCCTGCGCGTCAGTGGGGCGCCCAGTACCGAAGGACTGGCGCTGCGCCTGGAGATCAAGGACAGCGGCGTCGGCTTCGCCACACCGTCGGATGGTTCGCTCTACCAGCGTTTCTATCAGCTCGACGGCTCGCTGACCCGCGAGTACGGCGGCCTGGGCATCGGCCTTGCGCTGTGCCGCAAGCTGGTCGCGCTGCTGGGCGGCGAACTGTCCCACGAATCCATGCCGGGGCAGGGCAGTTGCTTCGCCCTGACCCTGCAGGTCGGCCAACCGGTGCAGAGCGTCGCGCCGCCGCCGCGCCGCGCGGGTGGTCAGGCATTGCGCGGCCCGGAGCAATGCACCGTGCTGGTGGTGGAAGACAACGCCATCAACCAACTGGTGATCCGCGGCATGTTGCTCAAGCTCGGTTATCGCGTGCGCACCGCCGACAACGGCGCCGAAGCCATCGAGCTGTTGCGCCGCGAGGCCGTCGACGCGGTGCTGCTCGACTGCCAGATGCCGGTGATGGATGGTTTTGCCACCTGCCGTGCCCTGCGCAGCCTGCCGCGCTGCGGCGACCTGCCGGTGCTGGCGATCACCGCCCACAGCCACAGCGGCGATCGCGAGCGCTGCCTGGCTGCCGGGATGAGCGACTACCTGGCCAAGCCGGTGAAGTTCGAGGAACTGCAGACGCTGCTGCATGACTGGCTGCTATGCCAGCCGGCGCTGCCCAGCCACGCTTGA
- a CDS encoding branched-chain amino acid aminotransferase → MEQKDIDWGTLGFDYIKTDFRYISHWRDGLWDDGKLTEDNTLHISEGSTALHYGQQCFEGLKAYRCKDGSINLFRPDQNAARMARSCARVLMPQVSEEQFIDACKQVVRANERFIPPYGSGGALYLRPFVIGVGENIGVRPAPEFIFSVFCIPVGAYFKGGMKPHDFVISTYDRAAPHGTGAAKVGGNYAASLLPGAQAKKEGFADCIYLDPATHSRIEEVGSANFFAITQDDEFVTPRSSSVLPGITRLSLMQLAEQRLGLKVIEGDVEINDLARFKEAGACGTAAVITPIGGIQYQDKLHVFYSREDVGPVTRRLYEELTGIQTGDVEGPEGWVVKV, encoded by the coding sequence ATGGAACAGAAAGACATCGATTGGGGCACGCTCGGATTCGATTACATCAAGACCGATTTCCGCTACATCTCCCATTGGCGCGATGGTCTGTGGGACGACGGCAAGCTGACCGAGGACAACACCCTGCACATCAGCGAGGGCTCCACGGCGCTGCACTACGGCCAGCAATGCTTCGAAGGCCTGAAGGCCTATCGCTGCAAGGACGGCTCGATCAACCTGTTCCGCCCCGACCAGAACGCCGCGCGCATGGCCCGCAGCTGTGCCCGCGTACTGATGCCGCAGGTATCCGAGGAGCAGTTCATCGACGCCTGCAAGCAGGTGGTCCGCGCCAACGAGCGCTTCATTCCGCCCTACGGTTCCGGCGGCGCCCTGTACCTGCGTCCGTTCGTGATCGGCGTGGGCGAAAACATCGGCGTGCGCCCGGCTCCGGAGTTCATCTTCTCGGTGTTCTGCATCCCGGTCGGCGCCTATTTCAAGGGTGGCATGAAGCCCCATGACTTCGTGATTTCCACCTACGACCGCGCCGCGCCCCACGGCACCGGCGCCGCCAAGGTCGGCGGCAACTACGCCGCCAGCCTGCTGCCGGGCGCCCAGGCCAAGAAGGAAGGCTTCGCCGACTGCATCTACCTCGACCCGGCCACCCACAGCCGCATCGAGGAAGTGGGCTCGGCCAACTTCTTCGCCATCACCCAGGACGACGAGTTCGTCACCCCGCGCTCCAGCTCGGTGCTGCCGGGCATCACCCGCCTGTCGCTGATGCAACTGGCCGAACAGCGCCTGGGCCTGAAGGTGATCGAGGGCGACGTGGAGATCAACGACCTGGCGCGCTTCAAGGAAGCCGGCGCCTGCGGTACCGCTGCGGTGATCACGCCGATCGGCGGCATCCAGTACCAGGACAAGCTGCACGTGTTCTACAGCCGCGAAGACGTAGGCCCGGTGACCCGTCGCCTCTATGAAGAGCTGACCGGCATCCAGACCGGCGACGTGGAAGGCCCGGAAGGCTGGGTCGTCAAGGTCTGA
- a CDS encoding IclR family transcriptional regulator, which produces MPTKKNTEEANNKRTGSAKDVGAVVNAIQILRHLANAEGPEGATAIARATGISPSTTFNILRTLSNEQLTSFDNETKTYRLGLGLSELAVSFIGRSYADLIQPELERLSTSHHILITLWQVTDDAHIRVIAVSAPAVAHVNVAIGSRLPELVGAAGRCIAGLRNLPEDELRRRLTRVRWDSPPSFEEYRSDAAATLEHGWAIDQDHLYRGVSMAASAIIDHDRQPRFIISGIGISAQHNREKLEHIGASLHETARFISRSLFPQSTTAPHE; this is translated from the coding sequence ATGCCAACTAAAAAAAACACCGAAGAAGCCAATAACAAACGCACCGGCAGCGCCAAGGATGTCGGCGCCGTGGTGAACGCCATCCAGATCCTCCGCCACCTGGCCAACGCCGAAGGCCCCGAGGGCGCGACCGCCATTGCCCGCGCCACCGGCATCAGCCCGAGCACCACCTTCAACATCCTGCGCACGCTGAGCAACGAACAGCTGACCTCGTTCGACAACGAGACCAAGACCTACCGCCTGGGCCTGGGCCTGTCGGAGCTGGCAGTGAGCTTCATCGGCCGCAGCTACGCCGACCTGATCCAGCCGGAACTGGAGCGCCTGAGCACCAGCCACCACATCCTGATCACCCTGTGGCAGGTCACCGACGACGCACACATCCGCGTGATCGCGGTATCCGCGCCGGCCGTGGCGCACGTCAACGTCGCCATCGGCTCGCGCCTGCCGGAACTGGTGGGCGCCGCCGGGCGCTGCATCGCCGGGCTGCGCAACCTTCCCGAGGATGAACTGCGCCGCCGCCTGACCCGCGTGCGCTGGGATAGCCCGCCAAGTTTCGAGGAGTACCGCAGCGATGCCGCCGCCACCCTGGAGCACGGCTGGGCCATCGATCAGGACCACCTGTACCGCGGCGTCAGCATGGCCGCCAGCGCGATCATCGACCACGATCGCCAGCCGCGCTTCATCATTTCCGGCATCGGCATCAGCGCCCAGCACAACCGCGAGAAGCTCGAGCATATCGGCGCCAGCCTGCACGAAACGGCTCGTTTCATCAGCCGCTCGCTGTTCCCGCAGAGCACCACCGCCCCGCATGAATGA
- a CDS encoding Zn-ribbon domain-containing OB-fold protein, translating into MVDFPDRNMPGPEAQYLAFLAQGRFMLQRSASTGRHVFYPRTQVPGSGETDLEWVSASGLGTLYALTVNRARSGDYNVALVDLDEGVRMMSRIEGHLSLPIGTRLKARIAQQDSGPAVVFEPLTEVQS; encoded by the coding sequence ATGGTGGATTTCCCCGACCGCAACATGCCAGGGCCAGAGGCGCAGTACCTCGCCTTCCTCGCCCAGGGGCGCTTCATGTTGCAGCGCAGCGCCTCCACCGGCCGGCACGTGTTCTACCCGCGCACCCAGGTGCCCGGCAGCGGCGAAACGGACCTGGAATGGGTTTCCGCCAGTGGCCTGGGCACTCTTTATGCCCTGACCGTCAACCGTGCCCGCAGCGGTGACTACAACGTCGCCCTGGTCGACCTCGATGAAGGCGTGCGCATGATGTCCCGTATCGAAGGTCACCTCAGCCTGCCCATCGGCACTCGCCTCAAGGCGCGCATCGCCCAGCAGGACAGCGGCCCCGCCGTCGTCTTCGAGCCCCTGACGGAGGTACAGTCATGA